The following is a genomic window from Haloterrigena salifodinae.
TTTGTGAGGAACCGTACATCGGACTGCGTGACGAGGACGCGACACTCACCGACCGAGAATCTCACCTCGAGGTCATCGTTCGCTGAGTCCACGAGTTCCTCGAGCGCGTCGACGTCGATCACCCGGTGCAGTTGGTACTCGTCACGACCGAGGCCCTCCGTTTCGAGCGCGTCGACGATTTCGACGAGGAGGGGCCGATCACTCATCTGTGATCACCTCGTCGACGACATCGATGATCTTCGCAGCGGTCGAACTGATCCGCTCGAGTCGGTCGAGGATAGCCGCCGACTCTTCGCCCTGCCACGCAGCAAGGTAGAACGCTGAACCGCTCGTATCGAGCCCGAAATACCGACCGACGATGTAGCCGACGACTTCGGCCTCGAGTTCGCGTTTCGAGCGTTCGGTCTCGTCGTCGACAGCACCGTGTAAGAGTGCGTGGGCGTACTCGTGGACGGTCGTTACGGCAAGGTCGGCGCTGTTCTCACGATCGCGGACCTCGATCAGTGGTTGCTGCGCCGGAGAGCGGTACTGACACACGCCGCTAGCATCACCGTGAGGCCACTCCGCTGGAGAAACGACCTCGACTTCCACTTCAAGCATCGACGCCCCCTCGAGGAGCGCTGGCACCAGTTCGTCGGCCTCTCCGGTCGCCTCAGTTTCGAGTTCGGGCAGTGGCTCCCCTTTGGTTTGGGAAAAATCGAAGACAGGCGTTGGCCGAAAGCCGACGAGACCTTCCGACCACTCTTCAGGCGATGTCTCGTCGTATTCGCAGTCGCTTTGATCGTGGTACGATGGCGAGTTCTCACACTCGGGACACTGCTTCGCGATGATCGGTGCCCAGATCCAGATTGCACTCTCGCCTTCGTTCACATAACGGTTGAATTCGTTTTGCCACGTCCGATAGCCAGCGACATGAGTTGCGTTTGGATACTGCCGAGTGATCAGCAGCGTATTTCGGTAGGAGTAATCGTGAAAGCGGCTCTGGACATCGAGCCACTTCTGGAACTGCTCACTCGAGACGGCGTCATCAACCTCGTCGACGAGGTCGTCAACCCAGGCTTCTATTGTACTGTGCATTTCGTCACGTCTGGTGTCCGAATCATCGAAGGACACCTGCAAACAGTCGCTCGTAGTCATCGTTCGTGACGACGGACGCTCCGTTCTGGAACACCCCTCACCCCTTTGGGGGAAGAAAAACACGCTCGAGGGTGCGCTCGAACGGCTCCGTTACAGGTGTCTCGTCCGGGTTGTGACGGTCAGGCTTCGGCTTCAATCTCGAGTAATTCGTCTCGCCGACTGCGAAGCGTGTTCGGTGATGTGCCTGCGAGATCGGCGATCCGCTGTTGAGAGAGACAGAATCCGACTCGCTGGGCAGCGAGATAGAGACAGCCCGCTGCGACGCCACTCGGCCGGCGACCGATCGTCAGTCCGCGTTCGCGTGCCGTCTGTGCGAGCTCGAGTGCTCGTCGACGCACGTGGTCGGAACCTCGAGTTCTGTCGCAAGCCTCGGAATCCGATCGGTTGCTGTAATCGGCTGTGTCGGTAACTCGAGTTCGACGTTCATCGCGGTGTAGGCGTTGGTGAGTCGCTGCTGATCACAGCGCGCACAGGCTGCGACTTCGGCCCGTGATCGTTTGAGTCCGTGACACCGAGTGGTTGCGTAGACACTGGCTGCAGCCACCGCCTCGAGCGACCGTCCGCGACAGAGCTGTTCGGACTGTGCCGTTCGGAACAGCGAACACGCCTGATCCTGGATACTCTGTGCGAGACCGAGACTGGCGACGATTCGCCGGATTTCACCGAGTCCATAGGCGAGGTTCCGTTCAGCTTTCGACTGCCACTGGGCACGAGACTGTTCGCGACGTAGCCGGTTCAGTTGTCGACGCTTCGTACTCGAGAGGGCGTTTCCATGTCCGTCTTGCTTGTACCCGATCTCGGTGGAGAGGCCTCGGTCGTGGCGTGTTGGTGTCAGCGGGGCGCCGGTCCGTTTCTTGGATCCCTGCTCGTCATGTCGGTCCCAGTCTGGTCCTCGATTTAGGTTGGTGTCCTCGAGGATGAGTCCACACTCCTCACAAACTGTCTCGCGGCCAGTCGTTCGAACGCTGCCGCCACAGTCTGAACAGGTAGTTGTAGTCGTCTGAACGCCTTCGTCGAATGCAGTCGTGTAGATGTCTCTTGTTGCCAGCGATAATTCCGAAGCGGACAACTGAACAGCCCCTTCACCGCTATTGGGGCGATAAAATCGAGGGTTTTCGGAGACAGGAACCGCGAGCGCGTCGAGGGCTTTCACCGCTCGTTATCGGTGCGGTCGCCACCAGCTGACCCGTCGGCGAGACAGCTAAAAAATGAGCTGCCACGCTCGCTTTAGTATGCGAGTTGGTCGACGGTCGTCCCGGCTGCCGTCTGCACCGTTGCCGTGTCACCGTCGTCGTTCCAGATTTCGGTCTCGTAGCCCATGTAGCGGTCGTCGTCGTCGTTCGTTCCACTACCAGTGTGGACGTACACCGAGTCACCGGCGCCGAGAGTGAACTCCGCAAACGTGTGGCTATAACCCGCCTCGTCGGCGAGCGTGAACCCGTCGAGGTCGACCGAACTACTGCCGGTGTTGGTGATCTTCACACGCTCGTCGTTGAGAGAACTCGCTTCCGCGTTGACCCAATCGATAGTGAGCGCACTTGCATCCCCACCTGACGACTCGTCCTCGCCAGAGCCGTCGTTGTTCGGCGACCGACACGACCAGGCGTTTCGCTCGGCG
Proteins encoded in this region:
- a CDS encoding transcription initiation factor IIB; translation: MKALDALAVPVSENPRFYRPNSGEGAVQLSASELSLATRDIYTTAFDEGVQTTTTTCSDCGGSVRTTGRETVCEECGLILEDTNLNRGPDWDRHDEQGSKKRTGAPLTPTRHDRGLSTEIGYKQDGHGNALSSTKRRQLNRLRREQSRAQWQSKAERNLAYGLGEIRRIVASLGLAQSIQDQACSLFRTAQSEQLCRGRSLEAVAAASVYATTRCHGLKRSRAEVAACARCDQQRLTNAYTAMNVELELPTQPITATDRIPRLATELEVPTTCVDEHSSSHRRHANAD
- a CDS encoding HalOD1 output domain-containing protein, which translates into the protein MSDRPLLVEIVDALETEGLGRDEYQLHRVIDVDALEELVDSANDDLEVRFSVGECRVLVTQSDVRFLTKS
- a CDS encoding DUF955 domain-containing protein, giving the protein MTTSDCLQVSFDDSDTRRDEMHSTIEAWVDDLVDEVDDAVSSEQFQKWLDVQSRFHDYSYRNTLLITRQYPNATHVAGYRTWQNEFNRYVNEGESAIWIWAPIIAKQCPECENSPSYHDQSDCEYDETSPEEWSEGLVGFRPTPVFDFSQTKGEPLPELETEATGEADELVPALLEGASMLEVEVEVVSPAEWPHGDASGVCQYRSPAQQPLIEVRDRENSADLAVTTVHEYAHALLHGAVDDETERSKRELEAEVVGYIVGRYFGLDTSGSAFYLAAWQGEESAAILDRLERISSTAAKIIDVVDEVITDE